From Peptococcaceae bacterium, the proteins below share one genomic window:
- a CDS encoding putative ABC transporter permease, whose translation MWGHFIDLVLLFVLYSFGGWLFETTYASISERKFVNRGFLSGPFCPIYGFGAVIIIQTSALLSHPLSKEPSLLFLAIILFILLATILEYITGFLMEKIFNCKWWDYSEEFLNLHGRICIKYSLLWGILACILISVIQPVVALNISLLPEIYKNILAFILIGYFIFDTIKSSIDVLNLKQAVFAYCKHPVGKTHEQIIKHKRFFLAFPKLSFLYIGKMNQEIRGFLHDNFEKIKIQFKGREI comes from the coding sequence TTGTGGGGTCATTTTATTGACTTGGTGTTGCTGTTCGTACTGTATTCATTTGGCGGATGGCTTTTTGAAACAACCTATGCAAGCATCTCTGAAAGGAAATTCGTAAATAGAGGATTCCTGTCTGGCCCTTTTTGCCCAATATATGGATTCGGGGCTGTTATAATAATTCAGACATCTGCTTTGCTGAGTCATCCTTTGAGCAAGGAACCCTCATTGCTGTTCTTGGCCATAATTTTATTCATATTGCTTGCCACAATACTTGAATACATAACGGGTTTTTTGATGGAAAAAATATTCAACTGCAAATGGTGGGATTACAGCGAGGAGTTTCTAAACCTTCATGGACGTATTTGCATAAAGTATTCCCTGCTTTGGGGAATATTAGCCTGTATTCTGATATCAGTTATACAACCTGTCGTTGCTCTCAATATTTCATTGCTGCCGGAAATATACAAAAATATTTTGGCTTTCATATTAATCGGGTATTTCATATTCGACACAATAAAATCTTCGATAGATGTTTTGAATTTAAAGCAAGCAGTTTTTGCATATTGTAAACATCCTGTAGGGAAAACGCATGAGCAAATCATAAAGCACAAGAGGTTTTTCCTGGCTTTTCCCAAACTGAGTTTTTTATATATCGGAAAAATGAATCAGGAAATAAGGGGTTTTTTGCATGACAACTTTGAGAAAATTAAAATACAATTTAAAGGAAGAGAAATATAG